One Coriobacteriia bacterium genomic window, ACCTTTGCGGTATAGTCATTCACGGTAGTCAAAGGGGGGTGCCGGAAGGCGCTCGTCGCAAGCAGATGAAGGAGGCTCCATGAGCAAGACCAAGAAGTTCGTTGCGCTGTTCCTGGTCTTCGCGCTGGCGCTCAGCATGGTTGCGCTGAGCGGCTGCACGGACGATGGCGAGGACACGGACGAGGGCACCGAAACCACCGAGCGCGCTGCGATCACCAGCGTTGACGATCTCGGCGAAGGCGACAAGGTCGGCGTCCAGTCTGGTACCACGGGCGAGGGTTGGGCCAAGGAAAACCTCGAGCCCAACGGTGTCGAGGTCGTTCCTTACGACGACATCCTGCTTGCCTTCTCGGCGCTGCAGGCTGGCGACGTTGACGGCGTTATCAACGACCTTCCGATCAGCCAGGACATCGTCAAGGACGAGACCCGTGGCCTCGAGATCGTTGAAGAGATCAAGACCGACGAGACCTATGGCTTTGCATTCAACAAAGACGACGCCGCGCTCCGCGACGCCGTCAACTGGGCGCTTGCCGAGTGCATCGCCGATGGCACGTACGACGAGGTCTACGAGACCTGGTTCGGCGCAGCCCCGATGTCGTATCCCGAGGCTGAGAGCGGCGTGACCGCCAAGCCCGCGGATGCTCCCGCGCTGATCACCGCCGGCAAGATCGTCGTCGGCTCCGACACCGCGTTCCCGCCGTTCGAGAACGTCGAGGGTGGCGAGACGGTGGGCTTCGACGTCGACCTGCTGAATGCGATCGGCGAGAAGCTCGGCCTCACGGTCGAGTTCAAGAGCTACAAGTTCGACGCGCTCATCACGGGCGTTCAGGCCGGTACCGAGTTCGATCTGGTCGCCTCGGCGATGACGATCACTGACGAGCGCAAGCAGTCGGTCGACTTCTCCGATCCGTACATCAACTCGAACCAGTCGCTGGCGGTCAAGAAGGCCGAGTAGTGGCCGAGCGGTAACACTGCGGTAGACTTGGGGCCGGCGGTTCTCTTAGAGCCGTCGGCCCTGTCATTTGTCCGAGCCCGTCGTAGGAGGGCCCGCGATGTCGAAGTTCCGCAATTCGGTGGGGTACGTGGTCGCGGGGATCGTCGCGGTGGTGCTGGTCGCGATGCTACTCACGATGACCGGTCCGGAACGGGTGCTCTTCGAGCGGAATGCGCCGCGCGGCAAGAAGGGCACCGTAAGCGACATCTACGTGATCTCGCCCACGCGCGATGAGATCACCATCGGCAAGTCGCAGACCAACGTGGTCGCCGATCTTGCCGAGATCGACGACAACCTCGCCGCTACGATCGTCCGCACGCCGGCCGGTGCCGGACTGGGCAAGGGCGAGTGGGTCCTCAGCGCCGAGGAGACCAGCCCCACGCCGGTGCTGCTCAACGGCGACGAGATCGAGGGGACACCCACGCTCGCGGACGGGGACGTCATCACCGTCGGAGGCTCCGATGTGACGTTCACCGTGGGGCGCACGGGCATCCTCGGCGGACTCGACTGGTGGGAAGCGGGCAAGATCTCGCATCTCTACGCCTCGCCGAAGATCATTGCCGAGGCATTCCCCATTGTGTTGGCGGCCTTCCCCATCTCGCTTGTGGCGGTGCTCGTCTCCTTCGGGCTGGCGATTCCGGGCGGCCTCATGCTCGCCTTCATGAAGATGGCGAAGAGCCGATGGTTCCGCATGCCGGCAACGCTTTACGTGGACTTCATCCGCGGCACGCCGATCTTCCTGCAGATCCTGCTCGTGTTCTTCGGCCTCACGCTTCTGCCGCCGTGGCAGGCGCTCGTCAAGGCGGTGCCTGCGATCAACGAGAGCGGCCTGTTCGGCGTGGACAACTCCATGTGGATCCGGGCGTTCGTGGTCTTGAGCTTCAACTCGGCGGCATACATGGCCGAGATCTTCCGCGCGGGCATCCAGTCCATCAGCAAGGGGCAGATGGAAGCGGCGCGTTCGCTCGGCATGACCACCGCCGCCGCCATGACCTTTGTGATCATCCCGCAGACAGTGCGGCGCATCCTGCCGACGATGATGTCCGAGTTCATCCTGCTGTTCAAAGACACGTCGCTGTTCGCGGCCGTTGGTATGGGTGAGATGGTCATGAGGGCGCGTGAAGTGGCGTCGAGCACGCTCAACGTCTCGCCGTACCTGCTCGCCGCGGGCTTCTACCTCGTGATCACCATCCCGCTCGGCCGTCTCGTCCAGCAGCTCGAGAACCGGCTCGCGCGCTCGGAGGGTGGCGGCGCAGCCACCTTCGAGAAGAGCGAGAAGGACAACCTCGCGGCAGCTGCGGCCAAGAAGGCCGCTGCCGAGGCTGCTGCAGCGGAGAAACTCAGGATCGACGATGCTGCCCACCGACACGCGACCGGCCGATAGGGGGCGATGACGATGAGCGAACACACCACCACCCCCGCGTACAGCGGCCCGATCGTCCGGATCCGCAACCTCAGGAAGTGCTTCGGCGAGGTTGAAGTGCTCCGCGACGTGGACATGGACGTGCAGAAGGGCGAGGTTGTGGTCATTCTCGGGCCGAGCGGCTCGGGCAAGTCGACGATGCTTCGCTGCGTGAACCGGCTCGAGGAGCCCACCGGCGGGGAGATCTGGCTCGAGGACATCAAGGTGAACGACCCCAAGACGAACATCAACGAGGTGCGCGAGCGCATCGGCATGGTGTTCCAGCAGTTCAACTTGTTCCCGCACCTCACGGCCAAAGACAACGTGATGCTGGCGCAGCGCAAGGTTCTCAACCGCTCAAAGCACGAGGCCGAGCGCATCGCGCTCGAGCAACTCGAGCGCGTGGGCCTTGGCGACCGCGTGGACTACTTCCCGGCGCAGCTTTCCGGCGGCCAGCAGCAGCGCGTGGCGATCGCCCGCGCGCTTGCGATGGACCCGCACGTGATGCTCTTCGACGAGGTCACTTCGGCACTCGACCCGGAGCTCGTGCGCGGCGTGCTCGACGTCATGAAGGAACTCGCCAAGGCTGGCATGACGATGCTCGTGGTCACCCACGAGATGGGCTTTGCCCGCGATGTGGCGAGCCGCGCCGTGTTCATGGACGGCGGCGTGATCGTGGAGGAGGGCACTCCCTCCGAGGTGTTCGACCATCCGCGGAACGAGCGCACGAAGGACTTCCTCGGCCACATCTCATAAGTGTGGTGTCGCGTGGCCGAACGGGAATACTCCCTGCATCAGCGGTGGTCCGTGAGGCAGGGGAGGCCCCCATGGGCGCGTGCAAGTGGTGTGGCGCGGAGAACGTCGAGAACGTTGTAACGTGCGCGAACTGCGGTCAGTCACTCGGTGCTGGGGAGGAACCCGATACCTTTGATGCCGAGGCGTCTGGCAGCGCGGCGAGCGCGCAGGTCGACGAGCAGACTGCGGCCGGCATGGCCGATGCAGGTCCGCCGCCCGTAGCAGCCGTCCCGCCGGCACCCGAGTCGCCGCCGCCGGTCACACCAGTCCCGGTCGCGCCCGCAGCGCCGCAGGCTCCCGTTGTTGCGGCGCCCGTCCCTATGGCCGCGCCACAGTACGCCCCGCCGCCGCAGCAACCGGCCTACGCCCCGCCGCCGCAGCAACCGGCGTACGCCCCGCCGCAGCAGTACGCGGCACCCCCACAGCAGTACCCGCCCCCGCAGCAGTACGGCTACACTCAGCCGCCGACGCAGCCGCCCAAGTCCGGCCTCGGCAACGCCATCGCCGTGACGATCCTGTGCTGCTTGCCGCTCGGCATCGTGTCGATCGTGTACGCCACGCAGGTGGACAAGAAGTGGGCGATGGGCGACTACGCCGGTTCACAGCAGGCCGCCAAGAAGGCCAACATGTGGGCGTCCATCGCGGCGGCCGTGGGCATCGTCTGGATCATCGTGTCCGGCATCATCGGGTATACGACCGCCGAAACGAACACCACCACCACGCCCTACTACTACACCTACTAGCAGGAGCGCGATGAGCCAACCGGCACCCACCACACCGGGCGCGGCGGAACGCGCCCGGGCGCTGCTGTTCCTCGGCATCGCCGTGGGCGCGGTGGTGGCGATTCTCGTACCGGCGGTGGGAAGGCTCGTTCCCGAGTGCGCGTTGCGCACGCTGACCGGCCTCTACTGCCCCGGGTGCGGCACCCGTCGCGCGATGCTCGCGCTCGTGCAGGGCGATCTGGTCACCGCGCTCCGGCAGAACGCGTTCGCGGTCGTGGCGGTCGGACCGGTGCTCGTGGGCATCGTGCGCGACGCACTCGAGGCGTTCGGCGTGCGCCTGTGGCCGCGCCTGCGCTGGCCACCCGCGCTCGTGTGGGCGTTCGGCATCGGGGTGCTCGTGTTCTGGGTCGCGCGCAATCTGCCCTTTGCGCCGTTCACGTACCTGGCGCCGTTCTAGCGCGGCATGGAGATTCCGCGGAGATACCCGCTCCAGGGGTGCCTCATCGGCGGCGGCGCGGGTATGTTCATAGTGTCCGGACTCTACTAAGGAGGCCACGGTATGCAGATGATCGTGAAGGGCCGCCGCATGGACGTTACCCCTGCTATCCGGGAGTACGCCGAGGAGAAGATCGGGCGCGTCACGAAGATTCTGAACAGTCAGCTCATGAGCGCAGAAGTAGAGCTCTACACCGAGCGCAACAAGTCTATAGAGAAGGGTCAGGTCGCCGAAGTAACGGTCTACACCAAGGGGCACGTGATCCGGGCCAAGGAGGCGGCATCGGATCTCTTCGCCGCCATCGACCTGGTAAGTGAGAAGCTCGAGAGCCAGGTGCGCAGGTACAAGGACAAGACCGTGGACCGGCACACCAAGGGCGTGTCGGCGGCCGCGATTGCGCCCGCTCCCGCACCGGAAGAGCTTGACGAGCCGGCCATCGTGAAGACCAAGACGCTTGCCACCAAGCCGATGAGCACCGATGAGGCGATTCTGCAGATGGAACTCCTGGGCCACGACTTCTTCGTCTTCCGATCCGAGGACACGGAAGGGACCAACGTTCTGTACCGCCGCAACGACGGCGACTACGGGCTCATCACATCAGCGTGACAGCCCCCTTGAGGGGCGAGGCGAGAGGCGCGGGCCAGAGCCCGCGCCTTCTCCATTTCCGGCCTGTTACCAGCGGAAAGTTGATGCATCCTTAACCAAGGGTCGGTTGACAGCGTCCATTGGACGCACATATTGTGATGTGAGCTTCACCAGTTGCGCACATTCACTCCAGTCGTAGTCGTGGTGGCAGCTGATGCTAGGAGAACGAATGGAGCACGTCGTTTCGAGCGCCCTTATTGGCGAGATCGAAGAGGCGCTCGGCCAAGTGTCCGAGATTCGTGCAGTGCGCGTGGTCACGTCGTCCGACGGGTTCATAGACGAGATCCACGTTCTCGCGCTGCCCTCCAAGGCGCCCAAGCAGCTGGTGCGCGATATCGAGTCCACTCTCATGGCTGCCTTTGGCATCGCCATCGACCACAAGAAGATCTCCATCGCCCAGCTGGGGCAGGAGTCCGTGCCTATCACCACAGAGTCCGCCAAGCTCAAGGCACGGGCGCAGATCAAGAACATCAACGTTGAGGTAGCGGGCGTCTACGTGAACATCTCGGTGGCGCTCGAGCTCGAGGGCGAGCTGTTCGTGGGCCGCGCTACCGGGCCGGCGAGCCGTACCGGGCGGGAGCGCCTGGTGGCCGAAGCCACGCTCGATGCCATCGCGCAGTACCTGCAGGGCGCGTTCACCTTCGCGCTCGAAGATGTGGAGATCATCCGCCTGGGTAGGGAGAGCATCGCCTGCGCGTGCGTGGTGCTCGTGACCTCGCTGGGCGAGCAGGCGTTTGCGGGCTCCGCGCTCGTGCGCCAGAATGACAAAGATTCCATCGTCCGAGCCACGCTCGATGCCATTAACCGGCGGCTCGGCTTCTTGACAACCCCATAGATGATCCCAGTTTGGGCCAACGCCGTGGCAATCCGTTGGAACACTGTCAGCAACCTACTGAGCGGAGCGGACAGGGTTCTTCCGTCACTAGCGGGATGGGAGAAGACACCACCTAGACAGGGGGTCTTCTCACATGAAGCGTATCGCCTTTTTGCTCGCCTCGCTTGCTGCTCTCGTCATGGGCGGCGGCGCTGTTTGGAAGTGGTAAGTGCTTTACCCATCGGCGTTGGCCCAAGTACGTCGTGTGGTGGATCAACATGATTCCCACACGAATGAGACTATATGTTTGGGCGATCGTGCTGCTGGCTGGCGGCGTGGCGGCTCTTGTTGTACCCACGCATCCTGTGACTGACTGGCGGCCGCTGCTTGTCCTTGGTGGCGTTGTTCTCGCATTGAGCAGTGTGGCGGCCGAGCTTCCGTTCGCCACTTCCATATCCATGGCCTATGCGGCCCTTTTCGCCGCACTCGTCTACTCAGGTCCAGTTGGTGCAGGCTTCGTTGGGTGTCTGTGCGCATTCTCACTGCAGGAGGTGCGCGAGCATAAGCCGGCGCTACTGATCATTGGCAATGGTGCGCAGATTGCTCTCGCGTGCATGATTGCTGGTCTCGTCTACGAGAGTATCGGG contains:
- a CDS encoding transporter substrate-binding domain-containing protein, yielding MSKTKKFVALFLVFALALSMVALSGCTDDGEDTDEGTETTERAAITSVDDLGEGDKVGVQSGTTGEGWAKENLEPNGVEVVPYDDILLAFSALQAGDVDGVINDLPISQDIVKDETRGLEIVEEIKTDETYGFAFNKDDAALRDAVNWALAECIADGTYDEVYETWFGAAPMSYPEAESGVTAKPADAPALITAGKIVVGSDTAFPPFENVEGGETVGFDVDLLNAIGEKLGLTVEFKSYKFDALITGVQAGTEFDLVASAMTITDERKQSVDFSDPYINSNQSLAVKKAE
- a CDS encoding ABC transporter permease subunit (The N-terminal region of this protein, as described by TIGR01726, is a three transmembrane segment that identifies a subfamily of ABC transporter permease subunits, which specificities that include histidine, arginine, glutamine, glutamate, L-cystine (sic), the opines (in Agrobacterium) octopine and nopaline, etc.) — protein: MSKFRNSVGYVVAGIVAVVLVAMLLTMTGPERVLFERNAPRGKKGTVSDIYVISPTRDEITIGKSQTNVVADLAEIDDNLAATIVRTPAGAGLGKGEWVLSAEETSPTPVLLNGDEIEGTPTLADGDVITVGGSDVTFTVGRTGILGGLDWWEAGKISHLYASPKIIAEAFPIVLAAFPISLVAVLVSFGLAIPGGLMLAFMKMAKSRWFRMPATLYVDFIRGTPIFLQILLVFFGLTLLPPWQALVKAVPAINESGLFGVDNSMWIRAFVVLSFNSAAYMAEIFRAGIQSISKGQMEAARSLGMTTAAAMTFVIIPQTVRRILPTMMSEFILLFKDTSLFAAVGMGEMVMRAREVASSTLNVSPYLLAAGFYLVITIPLGRLVQQLENRLARSEGGGAATFEKSEKDNLAAAAAKKAAAEAAAAEKLRIDDAAHRHATGR
- a CDS encoding amino acid ABC transporter ATP-binding protein; the encoded protein is MSEHTTTPAYSGPIVRIRNLRKCFGEVEVLRDVDMDVQKGEVVVILGPSGSGKSTMLRCVNRLEEPTGGEIWLEDIKVNDPKTNINEVRERIGMVFQQFNLFPHLTAKDNVMLAQRKVLNRSKHEAERIALEQLERVGLGDRVDYFPAQLSGGQQQRVAIARALAMDPHVMLFDEVTSALDPELVRGVLDVMKELAKAGMTMLVVTHEMGFARDVASRAVFMDGGVIVEEGTPSEVFDHPRNERTKDFLGHIS
- a CDS encoding CD225/dispanin family protein, producing MGACKWCGAENVENVVTCANCGQSLGAGEEPDTFDAEASGSAASAQVDEQTAAGMADAGPPPVAAVPPAPESPPPVTPVPVAPAAPQAPVVAAPVPMAAPQYAPPPQQPAYAPPPQQPAYAPPQQYAAPPQQYPPPQQYGYTQPPTQPPKSGLGNAIAVTILCCLPLGIVSIVYATQVDKKWAMGDYAGSQQAAKKANMWASIAAAVGIVWIIVSGIIGYTTAETNTTTTPYYYTY
- a CDS encoding DUF2752 domain-containing protein, encoding MSQPAPTTPGAAERARALLFLGIAVGAVVAILVPAVGRLVPECALRTLTGLYCPGCGTRRAMLALVQGDLVTALRQNAFAVVAVGPVLVGIVRDALEAFGVRLWPRLRWPPALVWAFGIGVLVFWVARNLPFAPFTYLAPF
- the raiA gene encoding ribosome-associated translation inhibitor RaiA, giving the protein MQMIVKGRRMDVTPAIREYAEEKIGRVTKILNSQLMSAEVELYTERNKSIEKGQVAEVTVYTKGHVIRAKEAASDLFAAIDLVSEKLESQVRRYKDKTVDRHTKGVSAAAIAPAPAPEELDEPAIVKTKTLATKPMSTDEAILQMELLGHDFFVFRSEDTEGTNVLYRRNDGDYGLITSA